In one window of Coleofasciculaceae cyanobacterium DNA:
- a CDS encoding WGxxGxxG family protein produces MNLTKLTTATIITLSLTVPAGIALSQDKEGTVDQNLNQAEQNMDNMGENLNDAGNALDNGVENTGKAAEQGLDNTGAAIEQGAQDGGAVIERNSNQAQQQVEQTAAEAQRNINQAAEAAQAEMAQTAADIEQRDNWGWLGLLGLLGLFGLAGRNKKTRIVEEHRDLKPLDPNEGNTYV; encoded by the coding sequence ATGAACTTAACTAAATTAACTACAGCTACTATTATTACTCTTAGTCTAACTGTACCCGCTGGCATAGCCTTGAGCCAGGATAAAGAAGGAACTGTAGACCAAAACCTAAACCAGGCTGAACAAAACATGGATAACATGGGCGAAAACCTCAATGATGCAGGAAACGCCCTTGATAACGGTGTTGAAAATACTGGCAAAGCTGCCGAACAGGGTTTAGACAATACTGGTGCAGCGATAGAACAAGGAGCGCAAGATGGGGGTGCTGTTATTGAACGCAACTCTAATCAGGCCCAACAGCAAGTAGAACAAACTGCGGCAGAAGCACAAAGAAACATCAACCAGGCTGCTGAAGCAGCGCAAGCCGAAATGGCCCAAACCGCTGCTGATATAGAACAGCGAGATAACTGGGGTTGGTTAGGACTACTTGGTTTACTTGGTCTGTTTGGTTTGGCTGGTAGAAACAAGAAAACTCGCATTGTCGAGGAGCACCGCGATCTAAAACCTTTAGATCCTAATGAGGGCAATACATATGTATAA